ATCGGCGGGCTGCCCCCGGCGGTCGCCCTCCCCCAGCAGCGCACCGCCGGCAGCGCTCGATCGACCGTCGGCAGCGCCACCTCGATCGGCAATGTGGTGCGCATGCTGTTCTCGCGCGTCGGCACGTACCCGCCCGGCGCGGAGCCCCTGTTCGCCGAGGACTTCTCGGCGAACACCGTCCAGGGCGCATGCCCGCGATGCCACGGCATCGGGCAGGTGTACGACGTGCCCCTGCACCTCATGGTCCCCGACGAGTCGTTGTCGATCCGCGACCGCGCCCTCGACGCCTGGCCGCGAGCGTGGCACGGCAAGCAGCTCATCGACAGCCTGATCTCCCTCGGCTACGACATCGACATCCCCTGGCGCGATCTGCCCGAGGAGCAGCGTCGGTGGGTGCTGTACACCGAGGAATCCCCTCAGGTGCCGGTGTTCACCGATCGTGGTCCTGCACAGGTGCGCAAGGCCGTCGCCGCCGGGGTCGAACCGTCGTACATGAGCACGTTCGTCGGCGTGAAGCAGTACGTGCTCAACACGTTCGCCCACTCGAAGAGCGCCAAGATGCGCGAGAAGGCGGCGAGCTACATGGTCAGCGTCCGCTGCCCGCTGTGCGAGGGACGTCGACTGAAGCCCGAAGCGCTCGCCGTGACGTTCGCCGGTCTCGACATCACCGAGATGGCCGCGCTGCCGCTCGCCGATCTCGCGGCGCTTCTCGAGACGGCACTCGCCCCCTCCGACAGCGGGTCGGATGCCGGCGGCTCCGAGGGCAGGGCACTCGCACCCGAGAAGCAGCTCGCGGCGCAGCGGCTGGTCGACGAGCTGCGCGACCGGGTCTCGCCCATCATCGAGCTCGGCCTGGGCTACCTCTCGCTGGATCGATCGACGCCCACCCTCTCCTCCGGCGAGCTGCAGCGCATGCGGCTCGCCACCCAGGTGCTCTCGCAGCTGTTCGGGGTCATGTTCGTGCTCGACGAGCCCTCCGCCGGCCTCCACCCCGCCGATGGCGAGGCGCTCGTGCGCATCCTCCGCTCGCTCCGGGACTCCGGCAACACGGTCTTCTTCGTCGAGCACTCGCTCGACGTGATCCGGCATGCGGACTGGATCGTCGACATCGGCCCCGGTGCGGGGGCCACCGGTGGCGAGATCGTCTATTCCGGCCCGATCGACGGTCTCCGCGACGTGGAGCGCTCCCAGACCCGGCGCTACCTGTTCGCCGATGACCTGCGCGCCGCGCAGCAGCCGACCCCGAGGCCCGCCTCCCGCGAGCCCGACGGCGAGCTCGTGCTCACCGACGTCTCGCGGAACAACCTCCGCAGCGTGTCGGTGTCGATCCCCCTCGGCTGCCTCACCGCCGTCACCGGCGTCTCCGGCTCGGGCAAGTCCTCCCTGGTGACCCAGGCTCTGCCCGATCTGCTGCAGAAGAGCCTGTCGAGCGAGGTCGACGGCTCGACGATCGACGCGTCGAACGGCGAGAAGAGCAGCACGACCGCCGATCCGCTGTTCTCCGCGCCGACAGCCCAGACGACGGGGCGGGCGTCGGGTCCTGCCAGCCGCGTGCGGCGCGTCGTGCAGGTCAGCCAGAAGCCGATCGGCCGCACGTCGCGATCGAACGTGGCGACGTACACAGGCCTCTTCGACCGCGTCCGCGCTCTGTTCGCCGCGACTCCCGAAGCACGCCGGCGACGCTACGCCGCGAGCCGGTTCTCATTCAACCTGCCGAACGGACGATGCCCCACCTGCAAGGGCGAGGGCACGGTCGAGGTGGAGCTGCTCTTCCTCCCGACCGTCCATGCCCCGTGCAGCACGTGCGGCGGCACGCGCTACAACCCGGAGACCCTCGAGATCGAACTCCACGGTCACACGATCGCCGACGTCCTCGCCCTGAGCGTGAACGACGCGCGCGTGCTCTTCGATGATGACGCCGATGTCGCGCGACACCTCGATGCCTTGCTCGATGTAGGACTGGGATACCTGCCGCTGGGGCAGTCGGCGACAGAGCTGTCGGGCGGCGAGGCACAGCGCGTGAAGCTGGCATCCGAGTTGCGACGCGCCCAGCACGGCGACACCCTGTACCTGCTCGACGAGCCCACTTCCGGGCTGCATCCGTCGGACACCGATCGGTTGCTCGTGCACCTCCAGCACCTCGTCGACGCCGGCAACACTGTGGTGATGGTCGAGCACGACATGCGTGTCGTCGCGCAGGCCGACTGGGTGATCGACATGGGCCCCGGCGCCGGAGACCTCGGAGGATCCGTCGTGGCACAGGGCACTGCCCGCTCCGTCGCCTCAGCGAGCGACAGCACGACGGCGACGTACCTCGCGGATGCCCTCGCGGCGCAGGACCGCGGAATCAGCGCCTGAAAACAGAAAATCCCCGCCTGAGCGGGGATTCCTTCTGCGGAGACGAGGGGATTTGAACCCCTGGTCCCCGTGAGGGGACTCCACCTTAGCAGGGTGGTGCACTCGGCCGGACTATGCGACGTCTCCAGGCATCCGCTCCGTGAAGACCGGATGCACCCTGCAAGCATAACGGGTTCACGGGGCAGCGACGAATCGGTGCTCAGTCGGTGACGGCACTCGACTCGCGCACGACGAGCTCGGGCTGGAATCGCACGCGGCGGTCGTGCTCCACGCCGTCCAGCTCCTTCAGCAGCAGGTCGACGCCGGTCCAGCCGAGCAGTCTCGCCGGCTGCCGCACCGAGCTCAGCGGCACGACGGTGGCCGAGGCGAAGTCGATGTCGTCGTAGCCGACCATCGCGATGTCCTCCGGCACGCGGATGGCGGAGCCGAAGCTGAACGCCTGCAGCAGACCGACGGCGAGCAGGTCGTTCGCCGCGAACACGGCATCCGGTCGTGATCCGGTGGGGCGGGCGGCGATGATCTCGCCCGCGGCCCTGCCCTGCAGGACGGTGAGGGCGGACTGCTCGAAGACCTCGAGGGTGACGTCCGGGTGCGTGTCGACCGCCGCGCGCACCCCGCGCAGACGATCGGCGACCTGCTGCACCGACGGCGGTCCACCGACGAACGCCAACCGGCGACGCCCTGAAGCCAGCAGATGCTCGGCGGCCACCCTGCCGCCCTCGACGTCGTCGACCGACACCGACGGCAGCACGCCCTCCTCCACTTCGCGGTCGACGAGAACGACCGGCATCCCGCCTGCGGCGAAGCGGTGGACGGCGGACAGGTCGTCCGACGCAGGGGTCAGCAGCACGCCGTTCACCCGCTGCTCCTGGAACAGCTCGAGATGCGCCAGCTGGCGCTCATCCCGCTCGTCGCTGTTGCCGAGCAGCACGGTCATGCCGGCATCCGCCGCACGATCCTCGGCCCCGCGCACCACCTCGGCGAAGAACGGGTTGCCGATGTCGGGCACCACGAGTCCGATGCTGCGACTGCGACCGGCGCGCAGCTGCCTGGCGGCATCATTGCGCACGAAGCCCAGCTCGCGGATCACGCGCTGCACACGCTCGACGGTCTTCGCCGACACGCGCTCCGGCTGGTTCAAGACGTTCGAGACGGTGCCGACCGAGACGCCGGCCGCAGCCGCGACGTCTTTCACCCCTACAGCCATGGCGTGCCTCCGTCCGTCTGCGCGTGCGCCAACGACTACCTTCTCATCCTGCGTGGTTGTCTCCACGCCGGCGACGCGCGGGCACGGCGACGACGGCGAGCGTCGCGCAGCCGATTCCGGCGATGAACAGCGGCGCGAGCGCCCAGGTGACGACGCCGGTGAAGATCGCGGCAGCGGCGATGTAGGCGGCTCCCGCGACATCCGCACGGACGACGCCCGGCACCGCGCGCACCGCGACGACCCAGCCGCGCGAGGGAGACCATTCGCCCGCCGCGAGAAGCACGGTGACCGCGAGAACGAGCAGACCCGCCCAGCCGATGACGGCGATGGCCTCTCCACCGGGCAGTGCGCCCGACCCCGCGAGCACGATGTCGACCGTGAGCACGGCCGCGATCAGCGCCGCCGGCACGCCGACCGCGAGAGATCGGAGGATGCCGGCACGCACGTCGTCCCAGAACAGGGAGCTGCGCGAGTCCTCGGCCGCGACGAACCGCCGCAGATGACGGATGCCGGCGGCGAGCGCGATGGGCAGCGTGACGACGCCGAGGGCGACGATCGTCATCATCAGGCCGATCGTCAGCACCTCGCCGAACAGGCCGAACTTCGCCGTCGCACCGGGGTTGGCCCCCGGTTCCACACCCGCGACGGTGGGTCCTGCGCCGGAGCGCGCCTCGCGCGTCGCGGCGCGCTGTGCGCGCCGCTCTCCGCTGATGACCGACATGACTAGCCCTTCAGACCCTGTGTCGCGACACCGTCGACGAGGAAGCGCTGGAAGACGACGAAGAACAGCAGCACCGGCACGAGCGCGACGAACGAGGCCGTGACCGTCGCACCGTAGTCCGACGACGACGTCTGGTCGTTGTAGAGCCGCAGCGCGATCGGGAGCGGGTAGTTCTCGGGACTCGTCAGGTAGAGGAGCGGCCCGAGGAAGTCGTTCCACGCCCAGATGAACGAGAAGATCGCGCAGGTGATCAGCGCCGGCTTGATGAGCGGCAGGATGATCGACCAGAAGATCCGCAGGTGGCCCGCACCGTCGATGCGCGCGGCCTCGTCCATGTCGCGCGGCATCTGGCGGATGAACTGCACGAGCAGGAAGACGAAGAACGCTTCCGTGGCGAGGAACTTCGGCAGGATCAGCGGGATGAAGGTGTCGACCCATCCGAGCTGGTTGAAGATGATGTACTGCGGGATGATCACGACGTGGAACGGCAGCAGCAGTGTGCCGATCATCGCCGCGAACAGCACGCCGAGTCCCTTGAACTGCACGCGGGCGAACGCGTAGGCGGCGAGCGCCGACGAGAGCACGGTACCGACGACCGCGGACACCGCGAGGATCAGCGAGTTGAGGAAGAAGCGCCACATCGGCACTCCCGCGATGCCCTCCATGACCTTGCCGTAGTTCTCGATCGTCGGCGCCTGCGGGAACAGACCGGGATTCTGGCCGAACTCGGAGTTCGGCTTGAACGTGGACAGGAACAGCCACAGCAGCGGGTACAGCACGACAGCGGTGAGCAGGAGCAGACCGACGAACCAGATGACCGTCTGCCAGGTCTTGCGCGTGATAGGGCGGCGAGGGGCAGGCGGGCCGACGGGCGTCGTCTGCTGCGCGGCGAACGCCGGCGTCGACGCGGAGCCGGAGGTGGTGGCCTGATTGGAGGTGCTCATTTGTCGTCTCCCGAGTAGTGCACCCACGACCTCTGGGTGCGGAACAGGATGAGGGCGATGATCGCGACGACCACCAGCAGGACCCAGGCGATCGCGGCGGCGTACCCCATCTGTCCGTCGGAGAAGCCGCGCTTGTACAGGTAGACGGTGATGAAGTTCGTCATGCCGGCGGGGCCGCCGGAGCCGTTCGAGATGATGTACGCCGAGGCGAACACCTGGAAGGCGCCGATGAGGCCCAGCAGCAGGTTGAAGAACATCACCGGAGAGAGCATCGGGATCGTCACCGCACGGAACCGTCGGTACGCGTTCGCCCCGTCCATCTCGGCGGCCTCGTACAGCTCCTTGGGGATCTGCTTGAGACCGGCGAGGAAGATCACCATCGTGGCTCCGAACTGCCAGACGGCGAGCAGGATCATCATCGGGAGCACGAGTCCCGGATTGCCGATCCATCCGCCCAGGTCGATCCCGAAGATCTGCAGACCGCTGTCGACAGGACCGTCGGAGTTGAACATCGCACGCCAGACGATGGCGACCGAGACCGAGCCGCCGATCAGCGAGGGGGCGTAGAACGCGGAGCGGAAGAAGCCGGCGCCCTTATCGCGGTAGTTCAGGAGCATCGCGACCCCGAGTGCGGCGGCGAGAGTGATCGGCGTGCCGATGAAGACGTAGACCAGGGTGATCTGGGCCGACTGGATGAAGTTCGGGTCGCTCGTGAAGAGACGGATGTAGTTGTCCAGCCCGATCCACTTGGGCGGCTGGAAGATGTTGTACTTCGTGAAGGAGAGGTACAGGGAGTAGACCATCGGCACGGCCGTGAGGCCGAAGAATCCGATGAGCCACGGGGTGAGGAACGCGTAGCCGGTCGCCGTCTCACGCCGCTGGCGCGACCGCTGGCCGGGCCGTGCGGGCTCGTTCTCTGGGCGACGGCCGCTGCGCAGCGCCTGCCCTCGTCCGGACTTCTTGCCCGTGACGATCGTCCTCGTCGCCGTCGTGCTCATGACAGCTCCTTCCGAAGTGTGCGGGGTGCGGTGGACCGGGCGGATGACGCCCGGCCCACCGACGGAATCACTGGTTGAGGACGACGTCCATCTCGGAGAAGAACTGCGTCACCGCGTCGTCGACCGTCGTGGTGCCGAAGTTCAGCTCGGTGCCCAGCACGCGGAACTTCTCCTCGAGGGTGCCGTAGCCGACGATCGGCACGGGAGGAGCGTCGCCGAGACGGTCGGCGATGGACTCCTCGTAGTCCTTGACGGCCTGGCTCATCGGGTCGAGATCAGCGGCCTCGAGGGCGGTCTCCGAGGCGGGGAGCCCGCGGTTCGTGCCGAAGATGGATCCGGCCTCCGGCGAGTTCACCAGGAAGTTCACGAGGGTCGCCGCAGCCTCGGGGTGCTCGGTCTTGGCCGAGATCGTGTGCAGCATGGAGGGCTTCAGGTACAGGTCCTTCGCCCCCTCCTCGGTGACGGGCGGTGCGACGATGCCGAGCTCGGTGTAGCTCTCGCCGAGGTTGGCGAGGTATCCCGCACCGAAGTTGTCCCAGGTCAGCTCACTGGCGTTCTTCGCGGTGTCGAAGGCGCTGAGCGGGAGGACCTCCTCGACGACCTGCTGCGGCACCACGGCACCATCGCGGATGTCGGAGCCGGACTCCCAGAACTCCTTCAGACGGTCCTCGTCGAACCCTGCCGTGCCGTCTTCGTTGAAGAGGTTCTTTCCCTCGCTGCGCAGCTGCAGCTCGAAGTTCTGGATGCGGCCGGTCCAGTCCGAGCCGCCCCAGTACTGGCCCGCGCCGGCGTCGGAGATCTCGGTGATCCAGTCGTCGTAGTCCTCCCAGTCGCCGCCGGCGAACTGCTCGACGCCGGCGGTCTCGAGCAGCACCGGGTTGGTGAAGACGGCCCAGGCATTGGTCGAGGTCGTGATGCCGTAGGTCGTGTCGTCGACCACGCCGATGCCGAGGATGTTCTCCGACAGCGGCTCGGTGTCGATGACGGATCCGAGGTAGGGCTCGAGGTCGAGCAGCAGGCCGTTCTCGGCGTACTGACGGAGGTACGAGTAGTCGAACTGCATGACGTCGGGGAGGCCGCCGCCGGCCGCCTCGGTCTGACGCTTCTCCCAGAACTCGGGGAATCCGAGGAAGGTCGCGTTGACCGTGATGTTCGGGTACTCCTCGTTGAACGCGTCGATCGCCTGGTTGTACAGGTCGGCCCGCACGTCGTTGCCCCAGAACGCGAGGTCGAGCGTGACCTTCTCGTCGGGGTCGTAGGTGGCACCGGCTTCGGGGCCTCCGCCGCCGGCGCAGCCGGCGAGCACCAGCGCTGCGCTGGTGGCGACGGCCGCTGTGGCCGCCAGACGCTTCTTGCTGAACATCGTTGTCCTCTCTGGTGAACGTCCTCGTCCGGCAATGCCGCGGAACGCCTCTGTCCATGTGGTGCGGGTGCATTCTCCATCGAGCGGGGAAAACGCTTACCTGCACGCTAATCCAGATTGAAACGTTTCGCAACCGGGAATTCGCGGGACGGGATTACATCGATTACCGCCCGCTCTCCGATCCTCTCACGACGAGGTTCCCGGCCTCGACGTCGAGGCGCACGCGGTGCACGGCGGACCGCCGTCGTTCACCCGTCGCGCCGTGCGCGGCCCCGTCCGCCGCCGTGCGGAAGAAGTAGAACCACAGGTCGTCGCCGTGGCGCACGTGCGCACCGTGGCTGCCCTGCGCGCTGCCGGGAGCGGAGGCGAGGATCACGGCATCCGGATCCCCCTGGCGCGTCCAGCCGACGCCGTCGTCAGATCTGTACACCCCCATCCCCCGCCACTCGTCGACGATCATCCACCACGATCCGCCGGACTCGAACACCGTCGGCCCCTCGTGCGGGCGCCCGCCGATCGCGACACCGTCGAGGCTCCATGCGTCGAGGTCGGTCGAGGACACGACCATGGTCACCGAGTCCGCCGCCTCGTCCTTGTACCAGAGTCGCCATGCCCCCTCCGGGGTGCGCGCCACCGCGGCGTCGATCACCCGGTCGCTGCTCAGCGTGAGCGGCC
The sequence above is a segment of the Microbacterium sp. Root553 genome. Coding sequences within it:
- a CDS encoding carbohydrate ABC transporter permease, translating into MSTSNQATTSGSASTPAFAAQQTTPVGPPAPRRPITRKTWQTVIWFVGLLLLTAVVLYPLLWLFLSTFKPNSEFGQNPGLFPQAPTIENYGKVMEGIAGVPMWRFFLNSLILAVSAVVGTVLSSALAAYAFARVQFKGLGVLFAAMIGTLLLPFHVVIIPQYIIFNQLGWVDTFIPLILPKFLATEAFFVFLLVQFIRQMPRDMDEAARIDGAGHLRIFWSIILPLIKPALITCAIFSFIWAWNDFLGPLLYLTSPENYPLPIALRLYNDQTSSSDYGATVTASFVALVPVLLFFVVFQRFLVDGVATQGLKG
- a CDS encoding carbohydrate ABC transporter permease — encoded protein: MSTTATRTIVTGKKSGRGQALRSGRRPENEPARPGQRSRQRRETATGYAFLTPWLIGFFGLTAVPMVYSLYLSFTKYNIFQPPKWIGLDNYIRLFTSDPNFIQSAQITLVYVFIGTPITLAAALGVAMLLNYRDKGAGFFRSAFYAPSLIGGSVSVAIVWRAMFNSDGPVDSGLQIFGIDLGGWIGNPGLVLPMMILLAVWQFGATMVIFLAGLKQIPKELYEAAEMDGANAYRRFRAVTIPMLSPVMFFNLLLGLIGAFQVFASAYIISNGSGGPAGMTNFITVYLYKRGFSDGQMGYAAAIAWVLLVVVAIIALILFRTQRSWVHYSGDDK
- a CDS encoding ABC transporter substrate-binding protein, producing MFSKKRLAATAAVATSAALVLAGCAGGGGPEAGATYDPDEKVTLDLAFWGNDVRADLYNQAIDAFNEEYPNITVNATFLGFPEFWEKRQTEAAGGGLPDVMQFDYSYLRQYAENGLLLDLEPYLGSVIDTEPLSENILGIGVVDDTTYGITTSTNAWAVFTNPVLLETAGVEQFAGGDWEDYDDWITEISDAGAGQYWGGSDWTGRIQNFELQLRSEGKNLFNEDGTAGFDEDRLKEFWESGSDIRDGAVVPQQVVEEVLPLSAFDTAKNASELTWDNFGAGYLANLGESYTELGIVAPPVTEEGAKDLYLKPSMLHTISAKTEHPEAAATLVNFLVNSPEAGSIFGTNRGLPASETALEAADLDPMSQAVKDYEESIADRLGDAPPVPIVGYGTLEEKFRVLGTELNFGTTTVDDAVTQFFSEMDVVLNQ
- a CDS encoding excinuclease ABC subunit UvrA translates to MMGGTPPSKLSGTSNAIVVTGARVHNLRDVDVAIPRDALVAFTGVSGSGKSSLAFGTLYAEAQRRYFESVAPYARRLMSQVDIPDVDAIGGLPPAVALPQQRTAGSARSTVGSATSIGNVVRMLFSRVGTYPPGAEPLFAEDFSANTVQGACPRCHGIGQVYDVPLHLMVPDESLSIRDRALDAWPRAWHGKQLIDSLISLGYDIDIPWRDLPEEQRRWVLYTEESPQVPVFTDRGPAQVRKAVAAGVEPSYMSTFVGVKQYVLNTFAHSKSAKMREKAASYMVSVRCPLCEGRRLKPEALAVTFAGLDITEMAALPLADLAALLETALAPSDSGSDAGGSEGRALAPEKQLAAQRLVDELRDRVSPIIELGLGYLSLDRSTPTLSSGELQRMRLATQVLSQLFGVMFVLDEPSAGLHPADGEALVRILRSLRDSGNTVFFVEHSLDVIRHADWIVDIGPGAGATGGEIVYSGPIDGLRDVERSQTRRYLFADDLRAAQQPTPRPASREPDGELVLTDVSRNNLRSVSVSIPLGCLTAVTGVSGSGKSSLVTQALPDLLQKSLSSEVDGSTIDASNGEKSSTTADPLFSAPTAQTTGRASGPASRVRRVVQVSQKPIGRTSRSNVATYTGLFDRVRALFAATPEARRRRYAASRFSFNLPNGRCPTCKGEGTVEVELLFLPTVHAPCSTCGGTRYNPETLEIELHGHTIADVLALSVNDARVLFDDDADVARHLDALLDVGLGYLPLGQSATELSGGEAQRVKLASELRRAQHGDTLYLLDEPTSGLHPSDTDRLLVHLQHLVDAGNTVVMVEHDMRVVAQADWVIDMGPGAGDLGGSVVAQGTARSVASASDSTTATYLADALAAQDRGISA
- a CDS encoding LacI family DNA-binding transcriptional regulator; this translates as MAVGVKDVAAAAGVSVGTVSNVLNQPERVSAKTVERVQRVIRELGFVRNDAARQLRAGRSRSIGLVVPDIGNPFFAEVVRGAEDRAADAGMTVLLGNSDERDERQLAHLELFQEQRVNGVLLTPASDDLSAVHRFAAGGMPVVLVDREVEEGVLPSVSVDDVEGGRVAAEHLLASGRRRLAFVGGPPSVQQVADRLRGVRAAVDTHPDVTLEVFEQSALTVLQGRAAGEIIAARPTGSRPDAVFAANDLLAVGLLQAFSFGSAIRVPEDIAMVGYDDIDFASATVVPLSSVRQPARLLGWTGVDLLLKELDGVEHDRRVRFQPELVVRESSAVTD